TTCGATTCGGCGTACATCGCCGCCGACACCGCGCTCGTCGGTCTCGTCCTCGAAATGAAGGTGTTCAACGCCGAGGGTGAGGAGCACGCCCAGCGGATCGCCAAAAGCGAGGTCGGCGGCGCGCTCCGTGACGTCCCCCTCTCGGTGGTCGAGACCTTCGAAATCGACGAACAGGAGTAGCCCGAACCTTTTATAATAACCCGTGGTTATTGTCGGATATGAACCTCCCGACACCGCAGGACCTCCGCGAACGACGGATCGACCTCGAACTCACCCAGAGTACGCTCGCCGAGCGCGCGGGCGTCTCCCAGCCGCTGATCGCCCGGATCGAGGGCGGCGACGTCGACCCTCGTCTCTCGACGCTGCGGCGGATCGTCGAGGCGCTTGACGAGGCCGAGGGTGGGATCGTGCGCGCCGAGGACCTGATGAACACCGACGTGATCCACGTCGGTCCCGATGATGCGATTCGCGAGGCGGTAAAGGAGATGGACGAGGCGGCCTACTCCCAGCTGCCGGTGCTCCAGAACGGGATTCCAGTTGGAAGCATCAGCCAGGGCGACCTCGTCGGGCTCGACGCCGAGGCCCGCGACGAACCCGTCGTCGAACACATGGCCGAGAGTTTTCCGACCGTCTCGGGCGACGCGACCGTCGACGAGATCAGCAACCTCCTGCAACACTACAAGGCCGTGATGGTGACCGATACCGGCGAGACGGTCGGTATCATCACCGAGGCCGACGTGGCCGCGCGGCTCTCTTAGAGGTAGCCTTCGTCGACGAGGCGGTCGACCGCCTCTTCTATTCGTTCCTCGCTGTTCGCATACGAGATCCGCGCGTAGCCGGGCGTGCCGAACGCGCTTCCCGGCACCGTCGCGACGTGGGCGTCTTGAATCGCGCCCTCACACCAGCCCTGGTCATCGCTGTCGACGGGCACCATCATGTAGAAGGCACCCTCGGGCGCGCGGACGTCGATGCCGTGATCCGCGAGGAGGTCGACCAGCAGGTCCCGGCGCGATTCGAACGCCTCGACCATCTCCTCGACGGAGCCCTCGGTGTTTTCGAGCGCCTCGATTCCGGCGTGCTGAACGAAGTTCGTCGCACACGAGACCGAGTGCGAATGCAGTTTGCCCGCCTCGTCGATCAGCTCTTCGGGTGCGGCGAGGTAGCCCAGCCGCCAGCCGGTCATCGAGTACGCCTTGGAGAAGCCGTTTACCGTGACGGTTCGCTCGGCCATCCCGTCGAGGGTGGCCAGTGGCGTCGGCTCCTCGCCGTAGGTGATGCGCTCGTAGATCTCGTCGGAGATCACCGTTATATCGTGCTCGACCGCCAGATCGCGCACGCCGTCGAGGGCGTCGTCGGTGTAGACCGCTCCGGAGGGGTTGCTCGGGGAGTTCACCACGAGCAGTTCGGTGTCGTCGCTCACGGTCTCGGCGAGTTCGTTGAGAGCGGGTTCGAGTCGGAAGTCGTGTGCCGAAAGGTCGACCCGCGACAGGGAGCCGCCCGCGAGTTTCGCCATCGCCTCGTAGGAGACCCATGCGGGGTCGAGCAACACGACCTCGTCGCCCTCGTCGACCAGCGTCTGGAACGTCTCGTAGAGCGCCTGTTTCGCCCCCGGCGTGACGATAATGTCATCCGATTCGTACTCCAGCCCGTCGCCGCGCAGTTTCTCGGCGATGGCCTCGCGGAGCTCGGAAATTCCGTTCGAGGTCGTGTAGCCGGTGTCGCCGGCGTCCATCGATCCCTTGCCAGCTTCGACGACGTTCTCGGGCGTCGGGAAGTCGGGTTCACCGACTGAAAGATCGACGACGTCCGCGCCCTCGGCTTCGAGTTCGGTCGCAAGTTGGCTGATCGCAAGCGTTGCGCTCGGTTCGACTCGGCTGACTCTGTCTGTAAACTCCATTTATAGTTCCTCCACCAGATCGATTGCGGCCTCGACCGCATCCCCCCCCTTCCCGGCGCGCTCGTGGGCCTCCGCGCCGGACATCCCCGGCCCGCTGACGCCGAAGGTCACGGGAGTGTCCCGATCCAAACTCACCTGCGTGAGCGCGTCGGCCGCCGACCCCGCGATCACGCGGTCGTGCTCGGTGTCGCCGGTGACGATCGCGCCGACCACCGCCACCGCGTCGATTTCATCGCGCCGGGCGAGGCGATCCGCCGCGAGCGGGCTGTCGTACGCGCCCGGAACGCGAAGCGTCTTGGCGATCCCCACGCCGCGGTCGGCCGCCGCCTCGCGGGCGGTGTCGGCCATCTCCTCGGTGACGGATCGGTTGAACTGCGCCACCACCAGTCCGAGCGTGACCATACCGGAGCCAGTCGTAGCGTCCTAAAAGAGTTTACCGTTCGTCCGGATCCGGATCGGGATCAGAACCCGAGTCGGGATCGGGAACCGTCGGGCGCGGGCGTCGCCCGAACTCCGAGTGGCGATAGCGCTCCTGGTTTCGGATCTCCTCGTCCCACTCGGTGAAGATGCCGTACTCGACCATCGTCGTCATGCCCGCGATCGCCGCCCGCAGGTTGATGCCCACGAGGGGAATGTCCGCGACGGTGACGACGACGTCGGCTTGGACGATCGCCCCCTCGGTCAGTAGCACGTCGAGCACGTCGACGATCGCGTGACCCTCGGGTCGCGTCGGCTCCATTAGCCGTCACCCCCGTTTCCGATGGTCGGGGCGTGCGAGTACGGCGGCCACGGACCCGTGTAGTTGACGTCGAACCCCTCGCGCTCGACGAACTCCTCCAATATCCCACCGATCGGGTCCTCGCTCTCGCGGGGAGCCAGCACCGAGAGTTCGACGACCGTCTCGAACCCGTCGTCCGTCTCGGTCGTTCCCTCGGCACCCAGAAGCGTCGAGCCGCCGCTGCCGGCGGTGTCGACGGTGTCCGCGTGTTCGGCGATCCGGTCGTAGAGGTCCCCCGCGAGGTCGTCGCGTCGGTTCTGAAGGCGCTCTGCGAGGCGCTGTTCGTACTGCTTTTCGAGCAGGTAGCCCGTCCCCTCGCTCGACCCGTCGATACGTGATTCGAGCTCGGCGAGCTCCTCGTCCTCTCCCTTGATATCGCCTCTGACGGCCGCCTCGTCCCATCGGAGCTCGATGCGGTACTCCCAACACCCCGACAGCGCGTCGAGCGCCTCCTCGAGGTCGCGTTCGTTCTCCGCGATCCAGCCGCGCACCTGCTCGTCGTCGCCCTTGATCACCGTATCAAAGCGGAAGGGAACGGGGGTGTCGAACGCCTCGCCGGCGGCGTCGACCACGCGCTGGTGGCCCAGCAGCCAGCGTCGAACTTCCGTTAGATCGTCCGAATCGAACATCGCGTCGACGGGCTGGACGACCGCCCCGATCCCGTTTCGGGTAATGACCCGAACCTCACCGTCCTCGATCCCCTCGACCGTGAGTTCGGGCTCCCCGTCGACCCGCACCGCACAGTAGAGGTATCGCCCGTCGTCGAACTCCGTGGCGCGCTCTCCCCGATCACTCATCTTCCAGTTCCTCGTAGTGATCGTCGTAGACCTGCTCGATTCCGTCGCTGAGCAGGTCGTTGAGCTCGGTTCGGAGCTCGCCGACGTCGTTTTCGATCCCCTCGCGTTCCTTGATCGCGTCGATCTCGTTTTCGATCGCCTGCAGCTGGGTACCCAGCCGTTCGATTTCCTCGGGACTGAGTACGCCCGACTCCATGCGACGGATCGCCTCCTTTTCCATCGCCTCGACGAGCAGTTCGACGACGGTCATCACGAGCGCGAGTAGTCCCGAGGCCGCGTCCGCCTCGCTGTCCTCGTCGGCCTCGCCGCCGAGATCGATCTGTCTCATGACTCCTCCCCGTCACTCGTCACCTCCTCCTCGTTCCCGTTTCCGTCCCCGTTGCTTCCTTCGTCTTCGGATTCGTCCTGCGCCCCGTCGTCGGTGTCGATCGGGACTTCCGGGTCGGGCCGTTCGCTTGGGGGATCGCTCGAGGCGTTCTCGTCGTCCTCGGCGTTCGAACCGCCCTCGCTCGCGCTGATCCCGAGGTTGACCTCGTCCTCCTCGTTCTCGACTTCGAGGGGCTCGCGCCCGGAGGCCTGCTCGACCCGGCGCATGTCAGTGCCACTGGGGAAGGCGAGGCCGTACTCCGCGGCGGTTTCGAAGGAGGCGATGGCCGCCCGGATCTCGACGCCCAGAAGCTCGGTCTCGCCGACCGTTACCGCGATGTCGGCGTTGATTACGATTCCCTTGTCCAGTACCAGTTCGAGGACGTCGGCCAGGTCGCTTTGTTTGCGGGTTGGTTTTGCACTACTCATGGTTTCACTCCGTGTTCGCGTTGTCGAACCGCCGGCCGTAGATCCGGCGGGGGTTTTTCGCCCGCGAGTACTTCACCTGCGAGGGCACCGTCGAGTGGCGCGTCGACGCCGAGTTCGCGAGCGGCCCGTCGGGCATCGTCGAGACCGCCGTCGGGTTCAGCGAGTCGTTGCCGCCGAGCTTCTCCTGGTTGAACTCGTAGAGCAACCGGAGCTTGTCGTGGGTCTCGAGCAGCGCCGTCCGGAACCCGTCGACCGCCGTCGAAATGACGTTCTCGATCGCTTCCTGTCGGTCGTCGGGGTCGAACTGCATGTGAGCGCCGCCGGTACCCATACCGCCGGTGTCGAGGAGCCCGTCGTCCTCGTCTTCGGCGGTGGCGGCAGCGTTGTCGGCGTCGTCGCCGGTGACGTCGTCGATCTCATCTCGGAGATCCGCTTGCTGTTCGCGCAACTCCCCGATATCCGCGGCCTCCCAGAGCTCGCGAAACCGGATCGCGTCCTTGAGGTCGGTGAGATCGATCGCGTCGTGTGCATCGCCATCGGCGATCGCCTCGGGGATCTCCTCGACGTCGACCGCGTCGGGCAGCTCGTCGAACTCGATCACGTCGGGAACCTCCTCCAAGTCGAGCGTATCGAGGACGTCCTCGGTCTCGTCGAGGACGCCCCAGATCTCCTCGGCGGTCTCGATGACCTCCTCGTCGTCGCTGTCCT
This genomic interval from Halalkalicoccus subterraneus contains the following:
- a CDS encoding DUF555 domain-containing protein; this encodes MNYLVAMEAAWLVRDVEQIDDAIGVAVSEAGKRLNQQDLDYVEVDVGATGCPACGEPFDSAYIAADTALVGLVLEMKVFNAEGEEHAQRIAKSEVGGALRDVPLSVVETFEIDEQE
- a CDS encoding CBS domain-containing protein; protein product: MNLPTPQDLRERRIDLELTQSTLAERAGVSQPLIARIEGGDVDPRLSTLRRIVEALDEAEGGIVRAEDLMNTDVIHVGPDDAIREAVKEMDEAAYSQLPVLQNGIPVGSISQGDLVGLDAEARDEPVVEHMAESFPTVSGDATVDEISNLLQHYKAVMVTDTGETVGIITEADVAARLS
- a CDS encoding pyridoxal phosphate-dependent aminotransferase, whose translation is MEFTDRVSRVEPSATLAISQLATELEAEGADVVDLSVGEPDFPTPENVVEAGKGSMDAGDTGYTTSNGISELREAIAEKLRGDGLEYESDDIIVTPGAKQALYETFQTLVDEGDEVVLLDPAWVSYEAMAKLAGGSLSRVDLSAHDFRLEPALNELAETVSDDTELLVVNSPSNPSGAVYTDDALDGVRDLAVEHDITVISDEIYERITYGEEPTPLATLDGMAERTVTVNGFSKAYSMTGWRLGYLAAPEELIDEAGKLHSHSVSCATNFVQHAGIEALENTEGSVEEMVEAFESRRDLLVDLLADHGIDVRAPEGAFYMMVPVDSDDQGWCEGAIQDAHVATVPGSAFGTPGYARISYANSEERIEEAVDRLVDEGYL
- the ribH gene encoding 6,7-dimethyl-8-ribityllumazine synthase → MVTLGLVVAQFNRSVTEEMADTAREAAADRGVGIAKTLRVPGAYDSPLAADRLARRDEIDAVAVVGAIVTGDTEHDRVIAGSAADALTQVSLDRDTPVTFGVSGPGMSGAEAHERAGKGGDAVEAAIDLVEEL
- the gvpM gene encoding gas vesicle protein GvpM, translating into MEPTRPEGHAIVDVLDVLLTEGAIVQADVVVTVADIPLVGINLRAAIAGMTTMVEYGIFTEWDEEIRNQERYRHSEFGRRPRPTVPDPDSGSDPDPDPDER
- the gvpL gene encoding gas vesicle protein GvpL, translating into MSDRGERATEFDDGRYLYCAVRVDGEPELTVEGIEDGEVRVITRNGIGAVVQPVDAMFDSDDLTEVRRWLLGHQRVVDAAGEAFDTPVPFRFDTVIKGDDEQVRGWIAENERDLEEALDALSGCWEYRIELRWDEAAVRGDIKGEDEELAELESRIDGSSEGTGYLLEKQYEQRLAERLQNRRDDLAGDLYDRIAEHADTVDTAGSGGSTLLGAEGTTETDDGFETVVELSVLAPRESEDPIGGILEEFVEREGFDVNYTGPWPPYSHAPTIGNGGDG
- a CDS encoding gas vesicle protein K; this encodes MRQIDLGGEADEDSEADAASGLLALVMTVVELLVEAMEKEAIRRMESGVLSPEEIERLGTQLQAIENEIDAIKEREGIENDVGELRTELNDLLSDGIEQVYDDHYEELEDE
- the gvpJ gene encoding gas vesicle protein GvpJ, whose product is MSSAKPTRKQSDLADVLELVLDKGIVINADIAVTVGETELLGVEIRAAIASFETAAEYGLAFPSGTDMRRVEQASGREPLEVENEEDEVNLGISASEGGSNAEDDENASSDPPSERPDPEVPIDTDDGAQDESEDEGSNGDGNGNEEEVTSDGEES